A segment of the Anaerolineae bacterium genome:
CGGGAGGGAGGCTTCGCCGCGCCTCGTCGAGGTCGACAAAGCCGCCGCCGGCGGTGACCTTATCATATTCCGCCTTGATGATGTGCAGATGCCCCAGCTCGTCGTTCGCCAGGCTCATGAACATCTTCTTGCCCTTGGGATCGCTCACCCGGCCGGCGGCCGCCACGTAAAAGTCGTAACCGTCCTGCTCGTTGACCATCGCCCGAATCAGAATGTCCAATGCATCCTGTAACTGCATCCTAGCGCTCCTTTCTGAATGTGAAAACGTATCAAGATGCCCAATGGCCGGTCTGAAGCAGTGCTTCGTAATTGAGCATCAACTGATTGAAATGACCGCGTTCCGCGCTGGCCAGCCAGCGGAACATCTGGCGCGCCTTCTCGTCCTGCGTCTCCTTCGCCATGCGGCGGTACAGCTCGTAGCTCTTGTGCTCCGCTTGAAGCGCAAAGATCAGGGCGTCAATATCGCTGGCCTCCGGATGGACGATTTTCTCCAGCAGGGCGGGGTCCTTGGGGAACAGTTCCTCATCCCAGCCGGCC
Coding sequences within it:
- a CDS encoding ferritin family protein, which encodes MNLSSECQAIEMGMQLERDGRAFYLKAAERTTDPKGRAMFLSLADDEAIHLRVLEEQLAAIQQKGYCEVLPEMGEAPAGWDEELFPKDPALLEKIVHPEASDIDALIFALQAEHKSYELYRRMAKETQDEKARQMFRWLASAERGHFNQLMLNYEALLQTGHWAS